A DNA window from Siniperca chuatsi isolate FFG_IHB_CAS linkage group LG6, ASM2008510v1, whole genome shotgun sequence contains the following coding sequences:
- the hnrnpm gene encoding heterogeneous nuclear ribonucleoprotein M isoform X1 has protein sequence MSNEQAENATETVGQQQQQPPPPPQQQQQQQQQQGDVNGKAKHEPNSSRKERPQKRGGGGRYEPYGNVNKRYRVFVSNIPYDVKWQALKDLMKEKVGEVTYVEHLMDAEGKSRGCAVVEFRTEELMKKAVEKVNKHNLNGRPLKVKEDPDGVIAQREINKAQGGGPPGGHGGMGGMGGMDRMNMDRMGPGPNGPMVNIPPSLMNNPNIPNEIIHGLQAGRIGSTVFVANLDYKVGWKKLKEVFGMAGMVVRADILEDKDGKSRGMGTVTFDMPLEAVQAVSMFNGQLLFNRVMHVKLDEKSLPKDFGPPDRAAALPRGLSGIGLGLGPGGQPIDAAQLNRGGGGMGNMGPGGMDGMGGFGNMGGRMGGGMDNFGGMNNMDRFGSAGMGRMNEMDRGIGGAFDREFGRNEMGMSRNNFGDSFERGMGNSLGMDRMSSGMDRLGAGMDRMAGMDRMGMDRMDRVSDLDRLGSGFDRMGSGMDRLGPSMDRLGPGLDRMSSSMDRLGPAGFDRLGPSGLDRMGSGLDFGSPMGMDRMGNTGLDRMASSFDRIGSTGGLDRFPAGGLDRMSSGMDRMGSGGVGGQFDRSADLDRGFGGNSFGGTAGPGSGGGNVRKGCQIFVRNLPFDFTWKMLKDTFNTCGMVQYADIKMENGKSKGCGVVRFDNPETAERACRTMNGYRLNGREIDVRIDRNA, from the exons ATGTCTAACGAGCAGGCCGAAAATGCTACTGAGACTGtaggccagcagcagcagcagccgccgccgccgccgcagcagcagcaacagcaacagcagcagcaggg AGATGTGAATGGGAAAGCCAAGCATGAGCCCAACTCCAGCAGAAAGGAGAGGCCCCAGAAGAGAGGTGGAGGCGGACGCTACGAACCCTAtggaaatgtgaacaaaagatACCGCGTTTTTGTCAGCAATATCCCATATGATGTGAAATGGCAAGCCCTCAAAGACCTGATGAAAGAAAAAG TGGGTGAGGTAACGTACGTGGAACACTTAATGGACGCAGAAGGCAAATCGAGG GGTTGTGC tgttgttgagtTTAGGACTGAAGAGCTAATGAAGAAAGCAGTGGAGAAGGTCAACAAGCACAACCTCAATGGACGACCCCTAAAAGTGAAAGAG GATCCTGATGGTGTGATTGCTCAGAGAGAAATCAACAAGGCTCAAGGTGGAGGCCCCCCAGGAGGCCATGGTGGAATGGGAGGAATGGGTGGAATGGATCGCATGAACATGGATCGAATGGGCCCTGGACCGAATGGCCCCATGGTCAACATTCCTCCTAGCCTGATGAACAACCCCAACATCCCCAACGAGATCATCCATGGTCTCCAGGCTGGCAGGATTGGCAGCACTGTCTTTGTGGCTAAT CTTGACTACAAAGTGGGCTGGAAGAAGCTGAAAGAGGTATTTGGCATGGCGGGCATGGTGGTGAGGGCTGACATTCTGGAGGACAAGGATGGGAAAAGCAGAGGCATGGGCACAGTAACATTTGATATGCCCCTTGAAGCAGTCCAAGCTGTCT CTATGTTCAATGGGCAGCTGTTATTCAACAGAGTCATGCACGTCAAACTG GATGAGAAATCCCTGCCAAAAGATTTTGGACCACCTGACAGAGCAGCTGCTCTTCCCC GTGGCCTGAGTGGTATTGGTTTGGGCCTGGGACCTGGTGGCCAGCCCATTGATGCTGCCCAACTCAACAGAGGTGGTGGAGGAATGGGCAACATGGGCCCTGGAG GAATGGATGGAATGGGTGGCTTTGGCAACATGGGAGGTCGTATGGGAGGAG GAATGGACAACTTTGGAGGAATGAACAACATGGATCGTTTTGGTTCTGCAGGGATGGGCAGAATGAACG AGATGGACCGTGGGATTGGTGGTGCTTTTGACAGGGAGTTTGGGCGAAATGAAATGGGAATGTCTCGCAATAATTTTGGAGACTCCTTTGAAAGAGGAATGG gaaACTCCCTGGGTATGGACCGCATGAGCTCTGGAATGGACCGTCTGGGAGCGGGCATGGACCGCATGGCAGGGATGGACCGGATGGGCATGGACAGGATGGACCGCGTGTCTGACCTAGATAGGCTGGGTTCTGGGTTCGACCGGATGGGCTCGGGGATGGACCGGCTGGGGCCCAGTATGGACAGGCTTGGACCTGGCTTAGACCGTATGAGCTCCAGCATGGACCGCCTTGGCCCAGCTGGGTTTGACCGCTTAGGCCCGTCTGGTTTGGATCGCATGGGTTCTGGCCTGGACTTTGGCTCCCCAATGGGTATGGATCGTATGGGCAACACCGGGCTTGACAGAATGGCCAGCAGCTTTGACCGCATAGGCTCCACTGGAGGACTGGACCGCTTTCCCGCCGGTGGCCTCGACCGCATGAGCTCTGGCATGGATCGGATGGGGTCTGGAGGTGTTGGCGGTCAGTTTGATCGCTCTGCTGACTTGGATCGCGGATTTGGTGGAAATTCCTTCGGGGGAACTGCAGGGCCTGGATCTGGGGGAGGCAATGTCAGGAAGGGATGCCAGATCTTTGTCAGAAAT ctgccaTTTGACTTCACTTGGAAGATGCTGAAGGATACCTTCAATACGTGCG GCATGGTTCAGTATGCTGATATTAAGATGGAGAACGGCAAGTCCAAGGGCTGTGGTGTGGTTCGCTTCGACAACCCTGAAACTGCTGAGCGAGCCTGCCGGACCATGAATGGCTATCGGCTGAATGGAAGAGAGATTGATGTTAGGATTGATAGGAATGCATAA
- the hnrnpm gene encoding heterogeneous nuclear ribonucleoprotein M isoform X2 codes for MSNEQAENATETVGQQQQQPPPPPQQQQQQQQQQGDVNGKAKHEPNSSRKERPQKRGGGGRYEPYGNVNKRYRVFVSNIPYDVKWQALKDLMKEKVGEVTYVEHLMDAEGKSRGCAVVEFRTEELMKKAVEKVNKHNLNGRPLKVKEDPDGVIAQREINKAQGGGPPGGHGGMGGMGGMDRMNMDRMGPGPNGPMVNIPPSLMNNPNIPNEIIHGLQAGRIGSTVFVANLDYKVGWKKLKEVFGMAGMVVRADILEDKDGKSRGMGTVTFDMPLEAVQAVSMFNGQLLFNRVMHVKLDEKSLPKDFGPPDRAAALPRGLSGIGLGLGPGGQPIDAAQLNRGGGGMGNMGPGGMDNFGGMNNMDRFGSAGMGRMNEMDRGIGGAFDREFGRNEMGMSRNNFGDSFERGMGNSLGMDRMSSGMDRLGAGMDRMAGMDRMGMDRMDRVSDLDRLGSGFDRMGSGMDRLGPSMDRLGPGLDRMSSSMDRLGPAGFDRLGPSGLDRMGSGLDFGSPMGMDRMGNTGLDRMASSFDRIGSTGGLDRFPAGGLDRMSSGMDRMGSGGVGGQFDRSADLDRGFGGNSFGGTAGPGSGGGNVRKGCQIFVRNLPFDFTWKMLKDTFNTCGMVQYADIKMENGKSKGCGVVRFDNPETAERACRTMNGYRLNGREIDVRIDRNA; via the exons ATGTCTAACGAGCAGGCCGAAAATGCTACTGAGACTGtaggccagcagcagcagcagccgccgccgccgccgcagcagcagcaacagcaacagcagcagcaggg AGATGTGAATGGGAAAGCCAAGCATGAGCCCAACTCCAGCAGAAAGGAGAGGCCCCAGAAGAGAGGTGGAGGCGGACGCTACGAACCCTAtggaaatgtgaacaaaagatACCGCGTTTTTGTCAGCAATATCCCATATGATGTGAAATGGCAAGCCCTCAAAGACCTGATGAAAGAAAAAG TGGGTGAGGTAACGTACGTGGAACACTTAATGGACGCAGAAGGCAAATCGAGG GGTTGTGC tgttgttgagtTTAGGACTGAAGAGCTAATGAAGAAAGCAGTGGAGAAGGTCAACAAGCACAACCTCAATGGACGACCCCTAAAAGTGAAAGAG GATCCTGATGGTGTGATTGCTCAGAGAGAAATCAACAAGGCTCAAGGTGGAGGCCCCCCAGGAGGCCATGGTGGAATGGGAGGAATGGGTGGAATGGATCGCATGAACATGGATCGAATGGGCCCTGGACCGAATGGCCCCATGGTCAACATTCCTCCTAGCCTGATGAACAACCCCAACATCCCCAACGAGATCATCCATGGTCTCCAGGCTGGCAGGATTGGCAGCACTGTCTTTGTGGCTAAT CTTGACTACAAAGTGGGCTGGAAGAAGCTGAAAGAGGTATTTGGCATGGCGGGCATGGTGGTGAGGGCTGACATTCTGGAGGACAAGGATGGGAAAAGCAGAGGCATGGGCACAGTAACATTTGATATGCCCCTTGAAGCAGTCCAAGCTGTCT CTATGTTCAATGGGCAGCTGTTATTCAACAGAGTCATGCACGTCAAACTG GATGAGAAATCCCTGCCAAAAGATTTTGGACCACCTGACAGAGCAGCTGCTCTTCCCC GTGGCCTGAGTGGTATTGGTTTGGGCCTGGGACCTGGTGGCCAGCCCATTGATGCTGCCCAACTCAACAGAGGTGGTGGAGGAATGGGCAACATGGGCCCTGGAG GAATGGACAACTTTGGAGGAATGAACAACATGGATCGTTTTGGTTCTGCAGGGATGGGCAGAATGAACG AGATGGACCGTGGGATTGGTGGTGCTTTTGACAGGGAGTTTGGGCGAAATGAAATGGGAATGTCTCGCAATAATTTTGGAGACTCCTTTGAAAGAGGAATGG gaaACTCCCTGGGTATGGACCGCATGAGCTCTGGAATGGACCGTCTGGGAGCGGGCATGGACCGCATGGCAGGGATGGACCGGATGGGCATGGACAGGATGGACCGCGTGTCTGACCTAGATAGGCTGGGTTCTGGGTTCGACCGGATGGGCTCGGGGATGGACCGGCTGGGGCCCAGTATGGACAGGCTTGGACCTGGCTTAGACCGTATGAGCTCCAGCATGGACCGCCTTGGCCCAGCTGGGTTTGACCGCTTAGGCCCGTCTGGTTTGGATCGCATGGGTTCTGGCCTGGACTTTGGCTCCCCAATGGGTATGGATCGTATGGGCAACACCGGGCTTGACAGAATGGCCAGCAGCTTTGACCGCATAGGCTCCACTGGAGGACTGGACCGCTTTCCCGCCGGTGGCCTCGACCGCATGAGCTCTGGCATGGATCGGATGGGGTCTGGAGGTGTTGGCGGTCAGTTTGATCGCTCTGCTGACTTGGATCGCGGATTTGGTGGAAATTCCTTCGGGGGAACTGCAGGGCCTGGATCTGGGGGAGGCAATGTCAGGAAGGGATGCCAGATCTTTGTCAGAAAT ctgccaTTTGACTTCACTTGGAAGATGCTGAAGGATACCTTCAATACGTGCG GCATGGTTCAGTATGCTGATATTAAGATGGAGAACGGCAAGTCCAAGGGCTGTGGTGTGGTTCGCTTCGACAACCCTGAAACTGCTGAGCGAGCCTGCCGGACCATGAATGGCTATCGGCTGAATGGAAGAGAGATTGATGTTAGGATTGATAGGAATGCATAA
- the hnrnpm gene encoding heterogeneous nuclear ribonucleoprotein M isoform X3 has product MSNEQAENATETVGQQQQQPPPPPQQQQQQQQQQGDVNGKAKHEPNSSRKERPQKRGGGGRYEPYGNVNKRYRVFVSNIPYDVKWQALKDLMKEKVGEVTYVEHLMDAEGKSRGCAVVEFRTEELMKKAVEKVNKHNLNGRPLKVKEDPDGVIAQREINKAQGGGPPGGHGGMGGMGGMDRMNMDRMGPGPNGPMVNIPPSLMNNPNIPNEIIHGLQAGRIGSTVFVANLDYKVGWKKLKEVFGMAGMVVRADILEDKDGKSRGMGTVTFDMPLEAVQAVSMFNGQLLFNRVMHVKLDEKSLPKDFGPPDRAAALPRGLSGIGLGLGPGGQPIDAAQLNRGGGGMGNMGPGGMDGMGGFGNMGGRMGGGMDNFGGMNNMDRFGSAGMGRMNGNSLGMDRMSSGMDRLGAGMDRMAGMDRMGMDRMDRVSDLDRLGSGFDRMGSGMDRLGPSMDRLGPGLDRMSSSMDRLGPAGFDRLGPSGLDRMGSGLDFGSPMGMDRMGNTGLDRMASSFDRIGSTGGLDRFPAGGLDRMSSGMDRMGSGGVGGQFDRSADLDRGFGGNSFGGTAGPGSGGGNVRKGCQIFVRNLPFDFTWKMLKDTFNTCGMVQYADIKMENGKSKGCGVVRFDNPETAERACRTMNGYRLNGREIDVRIDRNA; this is encoded by the exons ATGTCTAACGAGCAGGCCGAAAATGCTACTGAGACTGtaggccagcagcagcagcagccgccgccgccgccgcagcagcagcaacagcaacagcagcagcaggg AGATGTGAATGGGAAAGCCAAGCATGAGCCCAACTCCAGCAGAAAGGAGAGGCCCCAGAAGAGAGGTGGAGGCGGACGCTACGAACCCTAtggaaatgtgaacaaaagatACCGCGTTTTTGTCAGCAATATCCCATATGATGTGAAATGGCAAGCCCTCAAAGACCTGATGAAAGAAAAAG TGGGTGAGGTAACGTACGTGGAACACTTAATGGACGCAGAAGGCAAATCGAGG GGTTGTGC tgttgttgagtTTAGGACTGAAGAGCTAATGAAGAAAGCAGTGGAGAAGGTCAACAAGCACAACCTCAATGGACGACCCCTAAAAGTGAAAGAG GATCCTGATGGTGTGATTGCTCAGAGAGAAATCAACAAGGCTCAAGGTGGAGGCCCCCCAGGAGGCCATGGTGGAATGGGAGGAATGGGTGGAATGGATCGCATGAACATGGATCGAATGGGCCCTGGACCGAATGGCCCCATGGTCAACATTCCTCCTAGCCTGATGAACAACCCCAACATCCCCAACGAGATCATCCATGGTCTCCAGGCTGGCAGGATTGGCAGCACTGTCTTTGTGGCTAAT CTTGACTACAAAGTGGGCTGGAAGAAGCTGAAAGAGGTATTTGGCATGGCGGGCATGGTGGTGAGGGCTGACATTCTGGAGGACAAGGATGGGAAAAGCAGAGGCATGGGCACAGTAACATTTGATATGCCCCTTGAAGCAGTCCAAGCTGTCT CTATGTTCAATGGGCAGCTGTTATTCAACAGAGTCATGCACGTCAAACTG GATGAGAAATCCCTGCCAAAAGATTTTGGACCACCTGACAGAGCAGCTGCTCTTCCCC GTGGCCTGAGTGGTATTGGTTTGGGCCTGGGACCTGGTGGCCAGCCCATTGATGCTGCCCAACTCAACAGAGGTGGTGGAGGAATGGGCAACATGGGCCCTGGAG GAATGGATGGAATGGGTGGCTTTGGCAACATGGGAGGTCGTATGGGAGGAG GAATGGACAACTTTGGAGGAATGAACAACATGGATCGTTTTGGTTCTGCAGGGATGGGCAGAATGAACG gaaACTCCCTGGGTATGGACCGCATGAGCTCTGGAATGGACCGTCTGGGAGCGGGCATGGACCGCATGGCAGGGATGGACCGGATGGGCATGGACAGGATGGACCGCGTGTCTGACCTAGATAGGCTGGGTTCTGGGTTCGACCGGATGGGCTCGGGGATGGACCGGCTGGGGCCCAGTATGGACAGGCTTGGACCTGGCTTAGACCGTATGAGCTCCAGCATGGACCGCCTTGGCCCAGCTGGGTTTGACCGCTTAGGCCCGTCTGGTTTGGATCGCATGGGTTCTGGCCTGGACTTTGGCTCCCCAATGGGTATGGATCGTATGGGCAACACCGGGCTTGACAGAATGGCCAGCAGCTTTGACCGCATAGGCTCCACTGGAGGACTGGACCGCTTTCCCGCCGGTGGCCTCGACCGCATGAGCTCTGGCATGGATCGGATGGGGTCTGGAGGTGTTGGCGGTCAGTTTGATCGCTCTGCTGACTTGGATCGCGGATTTGGTGGAAATTCCTTCGGGGGAACTGCAGGGCCTGGATCTGGGGGAGGCAATGTCAGGAAGGGATGCCAGATCTTTGTCAGAAAT ctgccaTTTGACTTCACTTGGAAGATGCTGAAGGATACCTTCAATACGTGCG GCATGGTTCAGTATGCTGATATTAAGATGGAGAACGGCAAGTCCAAGGGCTGTGGTGTGGTTCGCTTCGACAACCCTGAAACTGCTGAGCGAGCCTGCCGGACCATGAATGGCTATCGGCTGAATGGAAGAGAGATTGATGTTAGGATTGATAGGAATGCATAA
- the hnrnpm gene encoding heterogeneous nuclear ribonucleoprotein M isoform X4: MSNEQAENATETVGQQQQQPPPPPQQQQQQQQQQGDVNGKAKHEPNSSRKERPQKRGGGGRYEPYGNVNKRYRVFVSNIPYDVKWQALKDLMKEKVGEVTYVEHLMDAEGKSRGCAVVEFRTEELMKKAVEKVNKHNLNGRPLKVKEDPDGVIAQREINKAQGGGPPGGHGGMGGMGGMDRMNMDRMGPGPNGPMVNIPPSLMNNPNIPNEIIHGLQAGRIGSTVFVANLDYKVGWKKLKEVFGMAGMVVRADILEDKDGKSRGMGTVTFDMPLEAVQAVSMFNGQLLFNRVMHVKLDEKSLPKDFGPPDRAAALPRGLSGIGLGLGPGGQPIDAAQLNRGGGGMGNMGPGGMDNFGGMNNMDRFGSAGMGRMNGNSLGMDRMSSGMDRLGAGMDRMAGMDRMGMDRMDRVSDLDRLGSGFDRMGSGMDRLGPSMDRLGPGLDRMSSSMDRLGPAGFDRLGPSGLDRMGSGLDFGSPMGMDRMGNTGLDRMASSFDRIGSTGGLDRFPAGGLDRMSSGMDRMGSGGVGGQFDRSADLDRGFGGNSFGGTAGPGSGGGNVRKGCQIFVRNLPFDFTWKMLKDTFNTCGMVQYADIKMENGKSKGCGVVRFDNPETAERACRTMNGYRLNGREIDVRIDRNA, encoded by the exons ATGTCTAACGAGCAGGCCGAAAATGCTACTGAGACTGtaggccagcagcagcagcagccgccgccgccgccgcagcagcagcaacagcaacagcagcagcaggg AGATGTGAATGGGAAAGCCAAGCATGAGCCCAACTCCAGCAGAAAGGAGAGGCCCCAGAAGAGAGGTGGAGGCGGACGCTACGAACCCTAtggaaatgtgaacaaaagatACCGCGTTTTTGTCAGCAATATCCCATATGATGTGAAATGGCAAGCCCTCAAAGACCTGATGAAAGAAAAAG TGGGTGAGGTAACGTACGTGGAACACTTAATGGACGCAGAAGGCAAATCGAGG GGTTGTGC tgttgttgagtTTAGGACTGAAGAGCTAATGAAGAAAGCAGTGGAGAAGGTCAACAAGCACAACCTCAATGGACGACCCCTAAAAGTGAAAGAG GATCCTGATGGTGTGATTGCTCAGAGAGAAATCAACAAGGCTCAAGGTGGAGGCCCCCCAGGAGGCCATGGTGGAATGGGAGGAATGGGTGGAATGGATCGCATGAACATGGATCGAATGGGCCCTGGACCGAATGGCCCCATGGTCAACATTCCTCCTAGCCTGATGAACAACCCCAACATCCCCAACGAGATCATCCATGGTCTCCAGGCTGGCAGGATTGGCAGCACTGTCTTTGTGGCTAAT CTTGACTACAAAGTGGGCTGGAAGAAGCTGAAAGAGGTATTTGGCATGGCGGGCATGGTGGTGAGGGCTGACATTCTGGAGGACAAGGATGGGAAAAGCAGAGGCATGGGCACAGTAACATTTGATATGCCCCTTGAAGCAGTCCAAGCTGTCT CTATGTTCAATGGGCAGCTGTTATTCAACAGAGTCATGCACGTCAAACTG GATGAGAAATCCCTGCCAAAAGATTTTGGACCACCTGACAGAGCAGCTGCTCTTCCCC GTGGCCTGAGTGGTATTGGTTTGGGCCTGGGACCTGGTGGCCAGCCCATTGATGCTGCCCAACTCAACAGAGGTGGTGGAGGAATGGGCAACATGGGCCCTGGAG GAATGGACAACTTTGGAGGAATGAACAACATGGATCGTTTTGGTTCTGCAGGGATGGGCAGAATGAACG gaaACTCCCTGGGTATGGACCGCATGAGCTCTGGAATGGACCGTCTGGGAGCGGGCATGGACCGCATGGCAGGGATGGACCGGATGGGCATGGACAGGATGGACCGCGTGTCTGACCTAGATAGGCTGGGTTCTGGGTTCGACCGGATGGGCTCGGGGATGGACCGGCTGGGGCCCAGTATGGACAGGCTTGGACCTGGCTTAGACCGTATGAGCTCCAGCATGGACCGCCTTGGCCCAGCTGGGTTTGACCGCTTAGGCCCGTCTGGTTTGGATCGCATGGGTTCTGGCCTGGACTTTGGCTCCCCAATGGGTATGGATCGTATGGGCAACACCGGGCTTGACAGAATGGCCAGCAGCTTTGACCGCATAGGCTCCACTGGAGGACTGGACCGCTTTCCCGCCGGTGGCCTCGACCGCATGAGCTCTGGCATGGATCGGATGGGGTCTGGAGGTGTTGGCGGTCAGTTTGATCGCTCTGCTGACTTGGATCGCGGATTTGGTGGAAATTCCTTCGGGGGAACTGCAGGGCCTGGATCTGGGGGAGGCAATGTCAGGAAGGGATGCCAGATCTTTGTCAGAAAT ctgccaTTTGACTTCACTTGGAAGATGCTGAAGGATACCTTCAATACGTGCG GCATGGTTCAGTATGCTGATATTAAGATGGAGAACGGCAAGTCCAAGGGCTGTGGTGTGGTTCGCTTCGACAACCCTGAAACTGCTGAGCGAGCCTGCCGGACCATGAATGGCTATCGGCTGAATGGAAGAGAGATTGATGTTAGGATTGATAGGAATGCATAA
- the hnrnpm gene encoding heterogeneous nuclear ribonucleoprotein M isoform X5, translating into MKKAVEKVNKHNLNGRPLKVKEDPDGVIAQREINKAQGGGPPGGHGGMGGMGGMDRMNMDRMGPGPNGPMVNIPPSLMNNPNIPNEIIHGLQAGRIGSTVFVANLDYKVGWKKLKEVFGMAGMVVRADILEDKDGKSRGMGTVTFDMPLEAVQAVSMFNGQLLFNRVMHVKLDEKSLPKDFGPPDRAAALPRGLSGIGLGLGPGGQPIDAAQLNRGGGGMGNMGPGGMDGMGGFGNMGGRMGGGMDNFGGMNNMDRFGSAGMGRMNEMDRGIGGAFDREFGRNEMGMSRNNFGDSFERGMGNSLGMDRMSSGMDRLGAGMDRMAGMDRMGMDRMDRVSDLDRLGSGFDRMGSGMDRLGPSMDRLGPGLDRMSSSMDRLGPAGFDRLGPSGLDRMGSGLDFGSPMGMDRMGNTGLDRMASSFDRIGSTGGLDRFPAGGLDRMSSGMDRMGSGGVGGQFDRSADLDRGFGGNSFGGTAGPGSGGGNVRKGCQIFVRNLPFDFTWKMLKDTFNTCGMVQYADIKMENGKSKGCGVVRFDNPETAERACRTMNGYRLNGREIDVRIDRNA; encoded by the exons ATGAAGAAAGCAGTGGAGAAGGTCAACAAGCACAACCTCAATGGACGACCCCTAAAAGTGAAAGAG GATCCTGATGGTGTGATTGCTCAGAGAGAAATCAACAAGGCTCAAGGTGGAGGCCCCCCAGGAGGCCATGGTGGAATGGGAGGAATGGGTGGAATGGATCGCATGAACATGGATCGAATGGGCCCTGGACCGAATGGCCCCATGGTCAACATTCCTCCTAGCCTGATGAACAACCCCAACATCCCCAACGAGATCATCCATGGTCTCCAGGCTGGCAGGATTGGCAGCACTGTCTTTGTGGCTAAT CTTGACTACAAAGTGGGCTGGAAGAAGCTGAAAGAGGTATTTGGCATGGCGGGCATGGTGGTGAGGGCTGACATTCTGGAGGACAAGGATGGGAAAAGCAGAGGCATGGGCACAGTAACATTTGATATGCCCCTTGAAGCAGTCCAAGCTGTCT CTATGTTCAATGGGCAGCTGTTATTCAACAGAGTCATGCACGTCAAACTG GATGAGAAATCCCTGCCAAAAGATTTTGGACCACCTGACAGAGCAGCTGCTCTTCCCC GTGGCCTGAGTGGTATTGGTTTGGGCCTGGGACCTGGTGGCCAGCCCATTGATGCTGCCCAACTCAACAGAGGTGGTGGAGGAATGGGCAACATGGGCCCTGGAG GAATGGATGGAATGGGTGGCTTTGGCAACATGGGAGGTCGTATGGGAGGAG GAATGGACAACTTTGGAGGAATGAACAACATGGATCGTTTTGGTTCTGCAGGGATGGGCAGAATGAACG AGATGGACCGTGGGATTGGTGGTGCTTTTGACAGGGAGTTTGGGCGAAATGAAATGGGAATGTCTCGCAATAATTTTGGAGACTCCTTTGAAAGAGGAATGG gaaACTCCCTGGGTATGGACCGCATGAGCTCTGGAATGGACCGTCTGGGAGCGGGCATGGACCGCATGGCAGGGATGGACCGGATGGGCATGGACAGGATGGACCGCGTGTCTGACCTAGATAGGCTGGGTTCTGGGTTCGACCGGATGGGCTCGGGGATGGACCGGCTGGGGCCCAGTATGGACAGGCTTGGACCTGGCTTAGACCGTATGAGCTCCAGCATGGACCGCCTTGGCCCAGCTGGGTTTGACCGCTTAGGCCCGTCTGGTTTGGATCGCATGGGTTCTGGCCTGGACTTTGGCTCCCCAATGGGTATGGATCGTATGGGCAACACCGGGCTTGACAGAATGGCCAGCAGCTTTGACCGCATAGGCTCCACTGGAGGACTGGACCGCTTTCCCGCCGGTGGCCTCGACCGCATGAGCTCTGGCATGGATCGGATGGGGTCTGGAGGTGTTGGCGGTCAGTTTGATCGCTCTGCTGACTTGGATCGCGGATTTGGTGGAAATTCCTTCGGGGGAACTGCAGGGCCTGGATCTGGGGGAGGCAATGTCAGGAAGGGATGCCAGATCTTTGTCAGAAAT ctgccaTTTGACTTCACTTGGAAGATGCTGAAGGATACCTTCAATACGTGCG GCATGGTTCAGTATGCTGATATTAAGATGGAGAACGGCAAGTCCAAGGGCTGTGGTGTGGTTCGCTTCGACAACCCTGAAACTGCTGAGCGAGCCTGCCGGACCATGAATGGCTATCGGCTGAATGGAAGAGAGATTGATGTTAGGATTGATAGGAATGCATAA